The following are from one region of the Oxyura jamaicensis isolate SHBP4307 breed ruddy duck unplaced genomic scaffold, BPBGC_Ojam_1.0 oxyUn_random_OJ67, whole genome shotgun sequence genome:
- the RPS5 gene encoding 40S ribosomal protein S5: MTDWESAPAVTETPDIKLFGKWSTDDVQINDISLQDYIAVKEKYAKYLPHSAGRYAAKRFRKAQCPIVERLTNSMMMHGRNNGKKLMTVRIVKHAFEIIHLLTGENPLQVLVNAIINSGPREDSTRIGRAGTVRRQAVDVSPLRRVNQAIWLLCTGAREAAFRNIKTIAECLADELINAAKGSSNSYAIKKKDELERVAKSNR, encoded by the exons ATGACCGACTGGGAGTCGGCGCCTGCTGTCACCGAGACCCCCGACATCAAGCTCTTCGGCAAGTGGAGCACAGACGATGTGCAGATCAATGACATCTCCCTCCAG GACTATATTGCCGTCAAGGAGAAGTATGCCAAGTACCTGCCCCACAGCGCTGGGCGCTACGCGGCCAAGCGCTTCCGCAAGGCCCAGTGCCCCATCGTCGAGCGCCTCACCAACTCCATGATGATGCACGGCCGCAACAATGGCAAGAAGCTGATGACCGTGCGCATCGTCAAGCATGCCTTCGAGATCATCCACCTGCTCACCGGGGAG aACCCCCTGCAAGTCCTGGTGAACGCCATCATCAACAGCGGCCCCCGTGAGGACTCGACCCGCATTGGCCGCGCCGGCACTGTGCGGAGACAGGCCGTGGATGTGTCCCCGCTGCGCCGCGTCAACCA ggccatCTGGCTGCTGTGCACGGGTGCCCGCGAGGCCGCTTTCCGCAACATCAAGACCATCGCGGAGTGCCTGGCTGACGAGCTCATCAACGCTGCCAAG GGCTCTTCCAACTCGTACGCCATCAAGAAGAAGGACGAACTGGAACGTGTGGCCAAGTCCAATCGTTAA
- the RNF225 gene encoding LOW QUALITY PROTEIN: RING finger protein 225 (The sequence of the model RefSeq protein was modified relative to this genomic sequence to represent the inferred CDS: deleted 2 bases in 1 codon) — translation PTVYHLSRDVAATQSPPEDPEGPPQDCEICFAPCDRFFKLPKALACGHVFCPKCLARVSVAAPAAPLLCPTAVLPHCGPPALTSCPLTSLPPPVVSSASIAPRGSCSTSPPSRPGAHGPSAWRWGGLSPPPAPPGGRSGVWWPLFEAVAITIALMVAGGLVLCGIILFFLLPAVCEGGGQAEEVARYTYE, via the exons cccactgtcTACCACCTCTCCAGGGATGTCGCTGCCACGCAGAGCCCCCCAGAAGACCCCGAGGGGCCCCCTCAGGACTGCGAGATCTGCTTCGCCCCCTGTGACCGCTTCTTCAAGCTGCCCAAAGCACTGGCCTGTGGCCATGTCTTCTGCCCCAAGTGCTTGGCCAGGGTCAGCGTtgcagcccccgctgcccccttGCTCTGCCCCACAGCCGTGCTGCCCCACTGTGGCCCACCTGCTCTGACCTCCTGCCCCCTGacctccctgccacccccagtGGTTTCGTCTGCTTCAATCGCCCCAAGGGGCTCCTGCTCTACGTCCCCCCCATCCCGGCCAGGTGCCCACGGT CCCTCAGCCTGGAGGTGGGGGGGTctgagcccccccccagcccctccagggGGCCGGAGTGGGGTGTGGTGGCCCCTCTTCGAGGCGGTGGCCATCACCATTGCCCTGATGGTGGCAGGGGGCTTGGTGCTCTGCGGGAtcatcctcttcttcctcctgcccgCAGTGTGCGAGGGGGGTGGCCAGG